From Choloepus didactylus isolate mChoDid1 chromosome 19, mChoDid1.pri, whole genome shotgun sequence:
TTATGTGGGCAGGGGTCTGTCAGCACCTGctacaaacacacactcacatcTACGTACCCTGAAAATAAAAGTACACTCAGATACAGACACACATCCTTTGCCACATACATACTGCCAGGTGCACCAAACTTGCCTCACATTTCTAAACGCATAGCATATGCCTTGTGCACGTCTACACACACTTCCTTCATCTTTGCTCTGACTATCCCATCCCGAGTGGACCTAAAGCTGAGGACCCTAACCCCACACCTGTCATTTGCTGTCACTCGAATTTTAACTGCTGTCCGTATCCCCGCCCCCAGGatgccttctccccaccccctgccccagcccccaagCTAATGCCTGTCTCGCTCTCTCTGCTCCCCTCCCCGCTCCCAACAGCTAAAAGCATCTCAGCAGGAAGATGCCGGGAAGGACGCGACCAAAATAAGTGTGAGTTTTGATAATGACTTCTCGCAAGGGCTCTAATGGAGGACGCAGctgtaactttttttaattttttaatttttttggtccAGTTCAGCAGGGAGCTTGGGCaagaagatggagaagaaaaagagaaggaaataaaatggccCCACTCTGTTTTTTAAAAGCCAGAGCTTTTTCAAGTTCATTGAATGACAGGCACAAAAAAATGACAGGGAGAGACGATGCGTTCTCTGCTGTCGGGGCCAAGGTCGCTTGAGCCTGTCTCCGCAGCATTTTTCATTTGGGGAAACAACGGGGTCTGATGGGACCGTGCCGGCCCATCTCGGCCCATCATAACCGACTGCTGCAGCTTCTCACAGCCACTCTGGTGAACTGGCTCCCGGGGGGGACGGCAACTGGAGGATTCCGGGACTGGACAGGCTTCTGATCCTTTGCCACAACCCTCTAGGGAAGGACCaagcattttacagatggggcaaCTGGGGCTCAGAGGGGTGGAGGACTTGCCAAGAGTGACTGTTGGAGCTGAGCCCCTGGCTTCAGTGCCCTGTGAGGGGGGGGCACCCAGGGAGGACTCAGGGGGTGACAGTTTGTGTGGGAGGGGCCCCCAAAGCTAGAGCTGGAAGGGGCAGGCAGCACTGAGGAACACGCTGAGCAGAGGGGCTGCCTGGGGACATGTGTGGCCCTGGGACCAGGCTGGTCTGTGCCTGGGGTATGAGGTCAGCCTGGCAGGGGGCCAGAGGTCCACTAGCAAATGCTCAGAAAGTGCAGGGCCTGCAGGGCATGCATGGCCGGGTGGGTTGCGACCCCTCCAAGTCACTCTTTTCTGCTTGGTTCTTCCATGGTTCTTTACAAGGACTTGTGGGGATGATGAGGACCCCAAGGCCAGTTAGACACAGACCCCCAGAAGGACTGCACCCTTAACAGAGGTTGCAGTGTAGAGTAGGTACCAGGAGgcatgggggctgggggaggttaGTGTTGGGCATCGGAGGCTGcagtggggaggcagggaggccagggAGGAGGTAAGAGGTGGGCCCGTGAAAAGCGAGGGCCTTCTGTGTGTCATCTGTGCTGTCCATCATGGGGCCTTTTGGGTCAGGGTCTGGAGGTTCAAGCCATTTCCAGCTCAGAGCAGCTACTGGTACACCCCCTCCTCTCACCTTCTGCCAAGGCCATGTCCGTATCTAACTCCCCATTTCTTGCCCCAAACACCTATCAGCTAAGCCTGGGCAGTTGGAGATTTGTGGCTATATTAATACATCCCGTTCATTGCAACTCTCTCTCCTATGATTTCATTTGGGCTTTAAAGAGCATTTCAGGCAAAAGAGAGAATAATCTAATTGACTTAGAGGATTAGAATTCAAGGCTGCTGGGCCACGTGAGGGGAATGTGAAGATGCTaattagttaaataaaataaatgtgctCGGCGTGATTGCACAATCACACCCGCtgctcttccccctcccctccccatctaGTCCTGCGCTTCCTGCACCGGCTGCAGTGCTGGGGTCTGCTTAGGAAACACACAGACCGATGTAGACCAAGCTATGAGTGCAGACAGCACCACTGGAACAACTGCCAAAAATACACAGACACGTAGTTAAGTGACCCCTAAATGGATGCACAGCCTGGTATCCTGGAGTCTGGGAGAAGCCTCGGGCTTTCTCTATGGCTTCTGCGGCTCTGCGTGACTTGCTGTGCCCACCCACCCTctgtttccccccaccccccaccagttCCTTTCCACCTCCCCTGTTCCTTCCCACCTCCAGGCCTTGGCACAGGCCGACTCTCTGCCTAGAAAGCtgttcctccctctctcccttcagaGCTCGGCTCAGGGAGGCCTCCCTTCCTTTTCCCTGCTGGCTGTATTTCCATCTGTGATTATCCAGTCGTGTGAGTGTTTGATTCGAGTCTGTCTCCCAGGAGCTCCCAGGAGGCTGGGACTGTGCCTCATGATCCACTGTTACCTTTCCAGAGTCTGgccatagtagatgctcagtaaatatttattgaatgagcaTGATGCACACGCACATATGACCTGGACAACACATGGGTAAATCCATCTGCAGAATtttacacacagacacaccaacACGACATGGGGCCCAGGCCTGGGCATGTTTGTGCACAGGGGACGTGGACAAGTGAAGAAGCTCAGGGGAGTCCGTGGGCACTAGGGGAGGCCAGGCCCTGTATATACAGGGGGCAACTGAGCCAGGCAGAAATTCAGGCCCAGTATTCCCATGTCTTCTAAAACCCTAATTTCAGTGGACTAGCTCCTGGGTATTTAACTGTTGGGAACTAATTTGATTTTTTGAAGTCTTGTGTGAGCCAAACAATGCATTCTGTGAGCTTTGCGGAGCGCagtggggggagagagggaaTGTGGGCCTGTTGGGGTCTCTGTGTTAACCTGGCGAGTCGGCTGTGCTGAGGGCCAGGTTGGGAGGTGCCATGGAAGACTGTGAGGACACAGTGGGCAAGCATTTAGTGTCCCAGGAGCCTGAGTCCTGGTTCCAGCTCTGCCACGTCCCTGAGTCTCCCTTTCCCCTGTGAGCTGCTAAGGCATATACCAAAACACTTTGGAAACTGTAAAGTGCTACAGATCTGGCCGTGTGAACGGCAATGGTTACAGGGGTGGAAACTTGTTAATGTGAATTTGTGAATCATGAGATGTCCTATTCCCAGCATGCAGGGACTGGAGCAGTGCAAGGAGGCCCACTTTCTCTGCGGGAAATGGGAATGAAAAGAGCTCAGACTCTTACCGGGAGATCAGATTTGTGGGAGGATAGGCATCTGTgataaaataatgatgataataataatagtagctgaCAGTTATTGAGTGGGTACCATATGTTAAGAACTGTGATGAGcactttacatgaattatctcatttaacttgGGGCCTGGGGAAGGACCCCTGGCCTAAAAACATCTCCCTTGGCAGCTTGCATATGCTAGGATTCCACCATTAGGGCCCCAGTCCCATGGCTCAGGCAAACacttgtgcttattggctattttcaagttttggaagtttttttttttttttttttttgatctaaCTAAAGTCCTTTGTGCTAGAATTTCAGTGAATTTCCCCTTAACCAGCTTTACAAGTAGAGATAGTCCCCAACTTCCTCATTTTAAGACAAGGTAAAATTCTACACATCCTTCTCCCCAAGGGACTCACCTCAGTGCTCACAGTCTTCACCATGTAAGTCCCTCCTTGAGTCTAACAGAAGTTTTTTGTGCTGTAGGTTCAGTTCCTGTAACCTGTTTCAGTCCAAAATAGCCATGGGCAGCCTTGGTCCCGATGTTCATATGGCCCAGTGCTATGGCCCACTCATCCTCACCCCTTGACCCCCCTCCAGCCAAGCCCTGAAAGCCAGTTACAGCTGGAGAGGCCATCAGGAAGCAcgctgcagcccctgcccccaaATCCCCATACATGGCCAAAAGGCAGTGGCATTTGTTCAATCAGTCCTCTGTGTGATCCTGCAGGTCCAGCCCCGTCTGTCCACCTGGCTGCCACACACGCAACACTCACGTGTGGACACCCACATTTCCTGGCCAGCAGGGAGAAGTGGGGTAAGGGCTGGGCCTCTGGGGATGCTCACGAGTCTCCATCCTTCCAGAGcaaatctctttctttttcttaaaatttttgcaGAAATCTGCAAGGGGAGCAAGGCTCATGTGGAGTCAAAATCACCCTTGGAAATTCCTCATGACATCCATGGAGTGACTGGCTTGCAGTTTGGGTCATGTGAAACAGAAAATGCTTCTGTGAAGGCTGTGGTCACATATACCCAGTCTCTGGCCTCCTGGTACTCCCAGTCCAGTAATCATGCatgataaaagtaaaattacaaaTGTGGCAAGATGAGAAGGGAAGCTGGTGACAGGGGAGCTGACCTGGTCTGGGGAGatcaggagggcttcctggaggagacgCTATTTGACATGATCACTGACGGTGTGTAGGAGTTGACTAGAGGGGATCTGTGTTGGGCATGTGTTGGAGGAACTGCTAGGGACCAGTGTGGCCGAGGGGCAGGTGGGGACTGGCTGGTGCAGAGCCTTGATCGCTGCTGCGGGGAGCCACCAGAGGGTTTTAAGTGGGGGCCTTTTGAAAAGATCAGTCTGGCTGCCATGGGAAGACAGAGTGGAAGGGGCCAGAGGGGATTTGAGGCGACCCAGGAGGAGGCTGGATGACGATCCAGATGACAGGAGCCCCTGGCCTTGGCAGGGCGTCTGGACTTGGGTGAGAAGGAGTCCAGTGATGTTGTGAGGGAAGAAGGATGGTATACAGGGATGGATTGtgctggggtgtgggaggggcggCGTGGATGATGATTTGGTGGGGTCTGGCTGGAGCACCTGAGGCCTTCTGGGGCCCAGATTTAGGGAGACCCTGAGTTGGGTTTTGAGCATGCTGAGTCAATGGAGGCACAGGTGTGGCCAGGGGCAGGGACTGTCTGACCCCTGTTCCCCACGCCAGCCCCCTCCTGGGCGCCACCCCCCTCACTCTTAGTCTGCAGCCATGAGGCCCCTTGCAGGAAAGGGCTGGTCTCCTGGGCACACACCCTTCTCCCTGGCAGCTGGGAGGAGAGCCCTCAGCCTGCCCCCTGTAACTGCCCAGGGGGCCCTTGCCATGCCCCAGAAGGCCCAGGCTGAGCAGAGAGGGGCCACATTTGGCCGTGGCATGGGCTTGGCCTTGTCTCTTTCAGCGTAATTAGGCGCTTAATTGCACTGCTAAGCCCTGTCGATGCCTGCACTGCTGCAGTGATTGTGATTTACAGCCAGGGCTGCCGAAGTGGGGTCTCTTCTCCTCGTGGCCACTCAGTCGTGCTGGAGGCTGGGCTGCAGGCTTTCCTGCACAAAATCCATCAGGCCACCATCCCGAGAAGCTGCAGCGGGAGGCCCTCCATGGGATAGGCCTCAGAGGAGGTTTTGGGCTGGGCGGCTGCAAGCCAGAGAGAAGGaagtgggtggtgggtggggtgtGGTGTGCAGGAAGACAGACCTATAGTTACAGGGCAGGGAGGCTCCCAGAGATGTGGTTAAGGTCTGGTCCCCGTCACCAGCTGGGCCACCCTGGGCAGAGCCCTTTAtgtctccgagcctcagtttcctccccatACAATAGGCACCGGGGCAGTGGGGATTAGGAAGGTTCGGCACAGTACCTCACCGTGATGGCGTGCTCCTAAACATTAGCTACCAGCACGATGACTACTGCTGCCTTTGGTTTTCTTATTTGCCTTCTCTGGATTGTGCTGGAAGCACAGACCACTGGGGCTGGCTGGTGGTGGAGTTTGCCGTCACCCCTCTTCCACTGGAAATCCGCTCCCTGAGCTACTTGATTATGGGTTGAGGTCTGGGTTCTCCATTAGACTCTGAGCCCATACAGGCCAGGTTGGGGTCTCACTTGTACACTATTGCATCCCCAGGCCCCTCACAGTGGGCGCTCATGAGATGTTTGtttaatgaatggatgaattttGCCCCATAAAACGGAGGCCCAGGGGCTGGAGGCTTGCCAGGGTcacagcctggcctccccctctCTCGTCAGGGCTCCCCGTCCCTCCTCCTGTCTGAGAGGGGAAGGGGCTCTAGGCCTGAGGGCCACACTTGGCTTGCTGGCAGAGGCGATGGTGGGGTGGGAGGCAGCGGACTGCCCCTGGGagagcaccccccacccctgccctgccctccttcCCCCAGAGTGCCAGGCCAGTGGAGGGGGGTGTTGGTGAAGGGTGGGCCGCGCTTGGTGCTTCCCCCCCAGGAGCCGGTCTGTTCCCAGAGCTTCGCATTATTACTCCATTAGCGCCTTGTAGGGTTGACAAATGAAGGATAATTAATATCCGTGAGGGAAACAGATGTTGAGGTAATTTGCTCCCCGCTGCGCATTTGCAACAGCATCTCCTAACTCGCGCCTGAGAGCGTGGCAGGACCATGGGATCTCTCCGTGCCCTTGGTCAGAGGTGATGGAGCCAGCAGGACAGGGCGGCCACCAGCTGGGCCCAGCCCTGGCGCCTGGTCCTCAGCACTCACGTCAAAAGGGGCAGCTGCAAGAGGTTCCCACTGCTCGCTCTCGGGAAGTTCTGCCGATGTCCCACTTCAGCCCCCTCTGCTGTACCATGGCCCAGGTCTTCCTGCTTCATGGGAGATGGTGGCCAGCCTGAAAGGCCCTGAGTGAGGGAGGCTGGGCCAGGCTCCCAGCTGCTGCCCACCCACCCTCTTCCCGTCAGGGCCAGGGGAGCCACCTGTGGCCCTGCAAAGGGCCTGGGGTCTGCCAGCTCTGGGTGACCCTGTTTGGGCCTGTCGCTCCTTCTGGAGGGTTAGAGTGCATGGAGTCAGGCCTGGTTCGATTCCCAGCTCCACCACGCACTGATTCAGAgcccctgggcaagtcacttcgcCTTTTGGAGCCTCAGTTTTGCCATCTGTAAAGTGGACATAATCATGTATATGTGGCCTAAAGTTAGAAAGCATGGCATCTGGGTGCCAATTCAGTtggagaaaggaggaaatggaGTGGGCCTGGGCTTCTTTCTGCTCTAAGcaagcaggggctggggagggatggAGCCCCCCTCCCATCACTGCTGCCCCTTTCCAGAGGCCCAGCtcccttttaaaaagaaactttcttattttgaacTAATGATGGACTCATAGGACGCTGCAAAAACAGATCATAGACTCCCGTGTACCCTTTGCCCAGCTCCCCCAATGGTGATGACTTACATGATTGTCCAACggccttttctttttaattgaaaaaattcaCAGCAGCTTTTTGTTCATAGCAGATTTATTCATAAGAGCACTAACCAGGAAActcccaaatgtccaacaacaggTGACTGGatgaacaaattgtggtatattcacatgatggaatactatacagtgATGAAAAAGAACACACATCAACATGAGCAATCCCCCCAAATTATGCTGAACTAAAGAATCCAGACTCAAAAGCGTTCAAGAACAGTCAAAACTAAACTATGAggattgaaataaaaatagtgatTGACCCTGGGTGTgtgggaggtggggtaggtgtTGACTGTGAGGAACACAAAGGTATGCTTTGAGGGTTATAAATGTTATAAATGTTCTAGGCCTTGCTCTGCTTGGTGGTTTTATGGAGGTACACACAAGGGATGTTTCATCAAAGCTGTGTACTCAAACTGTGTGCACTTTAGTGTATAAAAttaaaactcaattttaaaataagaattaaaaacccaaataaacaaaacagaaaaacaaaagccacaGTTGAGTACAAATATAACAAATACCATTGCTCTCTCCAACTGGAGTGAATAATTGTTAGCATCTTGACATGTTTGTAACCAAccttatcttttaaagaaatagaacatttcagACCAAGCCAAGAATACACTTCGCAATCCTACCCTAGGCCCGCATCCCTCCCTTACGCCCACAGAAACAGCTCCTGTTCCGAGGCTGGTGTGTTCCCTCCCTGTTTCTAAACTTCTACACACAGAAGGCTCCAAAACCAGGACATTGGCTTgtattttttaagtgtttatgAAGATAAATGGCATCACCTGGTAGGACTGTTTTACATTCTGGAGAACTGTTTTTATTCCTATAGGATAAGGAGCTCTAACATGCTAGAGCCAGTTCATCCTTTTTaatgctgtgtagtattccattagaTGAATAACCACTGGTTATTTATCCCTTCTGTGGTTGGACACTGGAGTTGCTTCTACTTTGCTGCTATGTAACTTGCTCTTCTGCAGAAACTTCGTGTGTCCCTGTGGGAGTGTCTCTGGGTCCCCAGTCCTAGGAGGGGACCCCGGAGCTGCCCGATGGACATGTCACGGTCTCTCTGTCGCCCCCAGGTGGTCAAGGTGGTGGGAAGCAACATCTCCCACAAGCTGCGCCTGTCCCGGGTGAAGCCCACAGATGAGGGCACCTATGAGTGCCGAGTCATCGACTTCAGTGATGGCAAGGCCCGGCACCACAAGGTCAAGGCCTACCTGCGGGTGCAGCCAGGGGAGAACTCGGTCCTGCACCTGCCTGAAGCCCCGCCCGCTGCGCCGCTCCCTAAGCCAGGCAAGGAGCTGAGGAAGCGCGCGCTGGAGGAGGAGGCCTGCAGCCTCTAGCCCGACGCCCCCGCTGTACAGAGCGCATGAGGCGCCGCTGGACTGCTGGGGATGGGACTGCCTGGCCCAGCCGCCTCCCTGTCCCTGCCCGGGGCTACTGCGCCGGCCCTCTGCCTACCATCCCCTAGCTCAGCATGTAAGCCCCACCTGACTCTTTCTTTTTAGATCCCTGGTGACCTGGCTCAGAGAAGGTGGCCCCAGGCACCAAAGGGGTGACCGCCCCGAAAGCTGGGGCAGGGGCCATGCCAGGGCCCGGGCTGCCTCCATTCTGTCACCAGCTTTCGTGAAGTCCCGTGTTTCGCTTTGCTTGCTTGCCCCCCACCCCGTCCTGAGCTGGGGCCTCCCAGCctcactctccctccctcccaccatcCCCCGCTTGGACTTGCAGGGGTGCACAGTGACCCCTCCCTGAATGTGGACTCAAATCTTCTGAGCAGAACTAGGGCCTCTTAAGGCTGTGGCCAGTTAGCAGGGTCACTGCGGGGgccctgggagagggagaaaCCCCACTGCCTCCCGATGGTTCCTTCATGTTCAGGCTCCTGAGACCTGAGACCCAGTGAGGCAGGGGCGCCAGATACCTGCCCCAGATGTCCCACGTATCAGCAGGGAGTGCCCTTCCCCTCGGAGCCCACAGCCCCGGGCAGAGATTTGCACCAGCAGGCCCCTGCTTCGGGAGTCTTTGAGGCTCTCCCAAGAGCCCCCTCTGCCAGCTCCCAACATCCCAGCCCCCTCTTGGGGCCCATGCCAAGTCCACCCAAAGTTCTGGGCTGTTGGGAGCCAAGGGCCCCCCAATACCACCTCCCCCACAACTCCCAATCGGGGGACACCCACCCCCTGGTGATCTGTAAATATTTCTATTGGCCCCAACACCCCCTTGGAACTGGCCCAAACCTCTAGTTGGCCCTCAGAGATGgtgtagggtgggggtgggggtggggggtgagagaGGCTGGGGGTGTGCCTAGGGGTGGGCGGCTGCCCTGTACACATGATCCAGTCCGTGACTACCAGCCAACCTGAATAAAGCGGTTTAAAAGAACCCCTGGGTGTGTCTTTCTGGGGCCTGGTGCCCGGGAGCAGCCCGGCAGGTGAGGGGAGTGGGTGGAAGAGCCCAGACCGCACCTCCCTCAGCGTGTCCTGGCCCCTTCTGCCCCCAGGCAGGGCCCGGCTCTGCAGCGCAGAGCACAGGAGCCAGTGACTGCGCAGGGAGAGGGCGAGAGAGGCCCAGCCTTTGTCCAGCTCCACTCCAGTTAGCTGGCACTTTAACTACACTTTAGATAATCGTGTGTACAGAGTGCCTAAAATGTGTTTACAGTTTGGTGAATAATCATAAAGGAAATACGCAGATAGTCAACACCTACCTAACAGCACCCAGAACAGATCCCCCACCCGCCACCCCCAACACCCTACCCCCGAGCTAAGAGGGAACCACTCCTTTTATGGTAATCCCATTCTTAAGGCACTTTTTATAGTTTTACTACCTATGCATATGTCATCCTAAACAATTTTTTGAGTTTTGTCTATTTTGTGAACTTTATATGCGTCTATTCTTTCATGCAATGCTATACTTGAGAGAGTCGtccgtgttgttgcatgtgtttgtaacttgttcatttttattgctgtataaTGTTCCACTGTGTGACTATCCCACAACTTGTCAACCTTTTGATCCACTGTTGACAAGTCTTTGGAGTGTGCTCCTGTCTGGGTGCTGCTGCCAACAACACAGCTCTGGGCATTCTGGTCCATCTCCCTGGTGCCCACAAGCCTCTCAGGGTGGATTTGCTGGTCAAAGGTTTAGGCACTGTACTTTGGGGATCTCATTTCCTCCTGTGAGGTGTCACTGTCCCCATattacagctgaggaaacaggctcagagaggtcaagcagctcccctaaggtcacacagttgtTGAACTCAGACCTCCCTGACCCCTAAAGCCTTTTTGACCTGCATGGCCAGCTGGGCTCTGGACTCTCCTTGGCTCACCCCAGCTGAGGGGTCCCACCTGCCGTGGTCTTGCTGAGAATCTGAGGGCGGGTCAGTCCAGAGCCCTTGTAGCCAGTGTGGCCAGCCGGTCCCTCTCTGAGCACCAGCAGAACCACGGCATCCTTCACACTGAGCCGGGGCATCTGCCTATCCTTGGGCTCCCCTGCCAGCCAGACTGAGCAAGCCTCCCTTGGGGCAAGGACCAGGAACTGTTGAAATGATGACTGATGTCTGTTGAGCCCTTTCCATGGCCAGGTCCTCTGCTGAGCCCCACAGCAGCCCCAGAGGGAAGTGTTGCAGCCTTGattctcagatgaggaaactgaggctcagagctggATGGATTGGAGGATGGATAGATAGGGACCTGAACAAAGGCTGTGAAGCAGGCAGGGCTCTGGACCTGTTGCAGAAGCTGGGTGTCCCAGGGATGGATGGGCTAAGGCCTGCAGTCCCCTTGGGCCAGTCAGTGGCCAGCCTTTATTTAACGGATATGTTTCCTTCCAGAAAGGCCCAAATGCAAGGCAGGCCTCAAGGCCCAGGTCCCTCTGGGAGGGTCTCAGGGTACAGGTTCATGCTAGACCCTCTGGGAGGGTCTTGGGTTACAGGCTCATGCTAGAGTGAAAATAAAACTCACCAGtcctgagcacctgctatgtgccggCACTAGTGAGAGCTTTCCCCACATCTCATCCAACCCTCCCAGGGACCTGTGTTGTGTCTctgcccccctcctcccacagcgGGGTCCCCAGCCTCATTGGAGGGATTTTCCTTGCTCCACTGGGAAGGCAGCCCAAAGGAGAGGAAAGTGTCTGGGTTAGAATCTTGCCTCTGCCCATCCTTGCTGCAGGGCCTCATGCAAGAGTCATCGcctctcttagcctcagtttccttttctgcaaaatgggaatgctcccagggaaatgcaaatttaaaccataatgagataccactttatatGCACTAGGATGGCTATGATAAACAAGACTGACATgaacaagtattggtgaggatgtagagaaattggaactcttgtacactgctggtgggaatgtaaaatggttggaaaacagtctggcagttcctcaaaaagttaaacgtaCAGTTACCATATgctccagcaattccactcctaggtatattcccaagagaagtgaaaatatatgtcacccaaaaacttgtacatgaatgttcatagcagcattattcacaatagccaaaaagtggaaacaacccaaatgtccattaactgacgaatggataaatgaaatgtgttctattcatacaatgggatattgtttgcccataaaaaggaatgaagttctggtaacacgctacaacatggataaaccttgaaaa
This genomic window contains:
- the VSTM2L gene encoding V-set and transmembrane domain-containing protein 2-like protein, which produces MGAPLAVALGALHYLALFLQLGGATRPAGHAPWDNHVSGHALFTETPHDVTARTGEDVEMACSFRGSGSPSYSLEIQWWYVRSHRDWTDKQVWASNQLKASQQEDAGKDATKISVVKVVGSNISHKLRLSRVKPTDEGTYECRVIDFSDGKARHHKVKAYLRVQPGENSVLHLPEAPPAAPLPKPGKELRKRALEEEACSL